In Lachancea thermotolerans CBS 6340 chromosome H complete sequence, a single genomic region encodes these proteins:
- the ACH1 gene encoding acetyl-CoA hydrolase (highly similar to uniprot|P32316 Saccharomyces cerevisiae YBL015W ACH1 Acetyl-coA hydrolase primarily localized to mitochondria required for acetate utilization and for diploid pseudohyphal growth) has translation MTISSVLKKRVRYAPYLERLVQPQELVPLFRTGQNLGWSGFTGVGAPKIVPQVLADHVATNSLQGQLRFNLFVGASAGPEESRWAELDMISRRSPHQVGKPISRAINDGRIQFFDKHLSMFPQDLTYGFYTRERPAGAPILDYAIIEATAIKEDGSIVPGPSVGASPEFVAVADKVILEVNTATPSFEGMHDIDMPVNPPHRPPYPYMSVDQRNGLDSIPIDPAKVVAIVESNQRDIVPPNTEADDASRAIASHLIGFLEHEVTCGRLPANLHPLQSGIGNIANAVIEGLSSASFKNLTVWTEVLQDSFLDLFENGSLDFATATSIRLTEPGFRRFFDNWDEFSKKLCLRSQVVSNNPELIRRLGVIAMNTPVEVDIYAHANSTNVSGSRMLNGLGGSADFLRNAKLSIMHTPAARPSKTDPTGISTIVPMASHVDQTEHDLDIVVTDQGLADLRGLSPTERAREIINHCAHPDYKPILTDYLDRAEFYARKHKCLHEPHILKNAHKFHINLAEKGTMKVDSWD, from the coding sequence ATGACCATCTCATCAGTGCTTAAAAAACGCGTCCGGTACGCTCCCTACTTGGAGCGTCTGGTACAGCCCCAAGAGCTCGTGCCTCTGTTCCGCACTGGCCAGAACCTCGGCTGGTCCGGCTTCACAGGCGTCGGAGCGCCGAAGATCGTGCCCCAGGTTCTGGCAGACCACGTCGCGACCAACAGCCTACAGGGCCAGCTTCGCTTCAACTTGTTTGTTGGCGCGAGCGCCGGCCCGGAGGAGTCGCGCTGGGCCGAGCTAGACATGATTTCCCGGCGCTCTCCGCACCAGGTCGGCAAACCGATCTCACGCGCCATCAATGACGGCCGTATCCAATTCTTCGACAAGCATCTATCGATGTTCCCACAAGACCTCACATACGGCTTCTACACTAGGGAGAGGCCCGCCGGCGCGCCCATCCTCGACTACGCCATCATTGAGGCTACCGCCATCAAGGAGGACGGCTCCATTGTGCCCGGCCCCAGTGTTGGCGCTTCTCCTGAGTTTGTAGCGGTCGCCGACAAGGTGATTCTCGAAGTCAACACTGCCACCCCATCGTTTGAAGGCATGCACGATATCGACATGCCCGTCAATCCGCCACACCGTCCACCTTATCCTTACATGTCTGTTGATCAGCGCAACGGCCTTGACTCTATTCCAATCGACCCGGCCAAGGTAGTCGCTATTGTCGAGTCTAACCAGCGCGACATTGTTCCACCCAACACTGAAGCGGACGACGCCTCGCGTGCGATAGCCTCTCACCTCATCGGATTCCTAGAACACGAGGTAACATGCGGTCGTTTGCCCGCCAACCTCCACCCTCTACAGTCTGGAATTGGCAACATCGCCAACGCCGTCATCGAGGGTCTCTCTTCGGcttccttcaagaacctcaCGGTTTGGACCGAAGTCCTCCAGGACTCTTTCCTCGACCTTTTCGAGAACGGCTCTCTCGACTTCGCTACAGCAACCAGTATCAGGCTCACAGAACCTGGTTTCCGCCGCTTCTTCGACAACTGGGACGAgttctccaagaagctATGTCTGCGTTCGCAGGTTGTATCGAACAATCCAGAACTTATCCGCCGCCTTGGTGTCATCGCCATGAATACGCCGGTAGAAGTGGACATCTATGCACACGCAAACTCCACCAACGTTTCGGGCTCTCGTATGCTGAATGGTCTAGGTGGTTCTGCAGACTTCCTCAGAAACGCCAAGCTGTCTATAATGCACACACCTGCCGCGAGACCTTCCAAGACCGATCCTACTGGTATCTCGACTATCGTCCCTATGGCTTCTCACGTGGACCAGACTGAACACGATTTGGACATTGTAGTTACTGACCAGGGTTTGGCCGACCTCAGAGGGCTTTCCCCAACTGAAAGAGCGCGCGAGATTATCAATCACTGTGCACACCCTGATTACAAGCCTATTCTAACGGACTACCTTGACAGAGCTGAGTTTTATGCCCGTAAGCACAAGTGTCTGCACGAACCTCACATTCTGAAGAATGCCCATAAGTTCCACATTAATTTGGCCGAAAAGGGTACCATGAAAGTGGATTCCTGGGATTAA